One window of the Sphaerochaeta associata genome contains the following:
- a CDS encoding MBL fold metallo-hydrolase, whose amino-acid sequence MKRTIKNNVSWVGRIDWELKTFHGDDYSINHGSSQNAYLIEEEKTVLIDTIWKPYEKEFRDNLEKEIQLEKIDFIVVNHGEVDHSGALPYLMERIPETPIYCTANAVKSLVGQYHHPEWNFKVVKTGDSVDVGNGKSLVFVEMRMLHWPDSMATYLTGDNILFSNDAFGQHYGIEELFNDKADQCLLAEEAIKYYANILTPFSSLVKRKIEEIVKLNLPIDIIAPSHGAIWRDNPLQIVEKYAAWSDAYQEDQITIVYDTMWDGTKQLSHALASQIQALSPDTKVKVFNISQTDKNDIMTQVFKSKAIAVGSPTAGKSILSSVGGWLHFLSELQFKNKKAGVYGCYGWSGEGNSVLRTELTKAGFSVVDAEVKVNWNPTDQDLSGMQELAKALLA is encoded by the coding sequence ATGAAAAGGACGATCAAGAACAATGTATCTTGGGTTGGAAGGATTGATTGGGAACTCAAGACCTTCCATGGCGATGACTATTCGATCAATCACGGCTCAAGTCAGAACGCCTATTTGATCGAGGAGGAGAAGACTGTCCTCATCGACACCATCTGGAAACCGTATGAGAAGGAGTTCCGGGACAATCTTGAAAAGGAAATACAGCTTGAGAAAATCGACTTCATCGTAGTCAATCACGGGGAGGTCGACCATAGCGGGGCTCTGCCGTATCTGATGGAAAGAATCCCCGAGACTCCGATCTATTGCACAGCCAATGCAGTGAAGTCCCTGGTGGGCCAGTACCATCATCCTGAATGGAACTTCAAGGTGGTTAAGACCGGCGATTCAGTCGACGTGGGCAACGGCAAGAGCCTGGTATTTGTTGAGATGCGCATGCTCCATTGGCCTGACAGCATGGCGACGTACCTGACCGGTGACAACATTTTGTTCTCCAACGATGCATTTGGTCAGCACTACGGAATCGAGGAGCTCTTCAACGACAAGGCCGACCAGTGCCTGCTCGCAGAGGAGGCGATCAAGTACTATGCGAACATCCTCACCCCGTTCTCCTCGTTGGTGAAACGAAAGATCGAGGAGATTGTGAAGCTGAATCTCCCCATCGACATCATCGCCCCCAGCCATGGAGCCATCTGGCGTGACAACCCCTTGCAGATCGTAGAGAAGTATGCGGCGTGGTCTGATGCCTATCAGGAGGACCAGATCACCATCGTCTACGACACGATGTGGGATGGAACAAAGCAGCTTTCCCATGCCCTTGCATCTCAGATACAGGCACTGAGTCCCGATACCAAGGTCAAGGTGTTCAATATCAGCCAGACCGACAAGAATGACATCATGACGCAGGTGTTCAAGTCGAAGGCGATAGCCGTAGGCTCTCCGACGGCGGGCAAATCGATTCTCTCTTCGGTCGGCGGCTGGCTCCATTTCCTCTCCGAACTGCAGTTCAAGAACAAGAAGGCCGGCGTATACGGCTGTTACGGCTGGAGTGGAGAGGGAAATTCCGTCCTTCGTACGGAGCTGACCAAAGCGGGCTTCTCTGTAGTCGATGCCGAGGTCAAGGTGAATTGGAACCCGACCGACCAGGATTTGTCGGGAATGCAGGAGCTTGCCAAGGCGCTTCTGGCCTAG
- a CDS encoding Crp/Fnr family transcriptional regulator translates to MAMMHCSACSDGTSPCLHNVPIFQHLDPSEIGRVQRLILQRELEADEVLFREGDASENLYIVRSGSLKLVRYSVDGKELLLDTLFPGDFYGSDGLFAPGTVQESAIAEQGSGICMIQGEKLKQLMLADPSISLKVMTYLNTKLEQYRQQLEMLCTKDVTKRICMYLHQRAVRSANLELFLSQEDIGNATHLTKETVNRKLAVLQEQQIIRITGKKKITIADLAKLKELAF, encoded by the coding sequence ATGGCTATGATGCATTGCAGCGCCTGTTCCGACGGTACCTCTCCTTGTCTGCATAATGTCCCCATTTTCCAACATCTGGACCCCTCCGAGATAGGGCGGGTGCAGAGACTCATTCTCCAGCGGGAGCTGGAGGCCGATGAAGTGCTGTTCCGCGAGGGTGATGCATCGGAAAACCTGTACATCGTCCGCTCGGGCTCACTGAAGCTGGTGCGCTACTCCGTCGACGGCAAGGAGCTGCTGTTGGACACCCTCTTTCCCGGGGACTTCTACGGATCTGACGGCTTGTTCGCCCCCGGGACGGTGCAGGAGAGTGCAATAGCCGAGCAAGGAAGCGGAATTTGCATGATACAGGGGGAAAAGCTCAAGCAGTTGATGCTCGCCGATCCTTCCATCTCGCTGAAAGTCATGACATATTTGAATACCAAACTGGAGCAGTACCGCCAGCAGCTTGAGATGCTCTGTACCAAGGATGTGACCAAGCGCATCTGCATGTACCTGCATCAACGCGCTGTTCGCAGCGCAAATCTTGAGTTGTTCCTGTCGCAGGAGGACATAGGGAATGCCACCCACCTGACGAAGGAGACGGTGAACCGCAAGCTGGCAGTCCTGCAGGAACAGCAGATTATTCGCATAACCGGGAAGAAGAAAATCACCATTGCCGACTTGGCGAAGCTGAAAGAACTGGCTTTTTAA